TTCGAGGCCTGGGTCGGCGACGACGATCCCTCCGAAGCCGGCGCCTACGTCGCCGACAAGCTGCACGGCTTGCACGATGCCGGCGTGCCGACGTACTTCGTGCGCGGCAACCGCGATTTCCTGCTCGGCGGCGCGTATGCGGAACGCGCGGGCACGACGATCCTTCCCGACCCCGCGGTGGTCGTGCTCCACGGCGAACCGACCCTGCTCCTGCACGGCGACCTGCTGTGCACCGACGACGTGGCCTACCAGCAGTTCCGCGCGCAGACCCGCGACCCGCGCTGGCAGGCGCAATTCCTGGCGCAGCCGCTGCAGGCGCGGCTGGCGTTCGCCGCGCAGGCGCGCGCTGCGAGCAAGGCGCGCTATGGCGAACTGCAGGCCAGCGGGCAATCGGAAACGATCACCGACGTCGCCCCCGCCACGGTGCGGGAATGGTTCCAGCGCTACGGCGTGCGCCGCATGATCCACGGGCATACCCATCGCCCGGCGATCCACCACGAAGGCGATGGCAACCTGCGCATCGTGCTCGGCGACTGGTACGAGCAGGGTTCGGTGCTGCGGGTCGACGCGGACGGCTTCGACCTCGCTGCGCTGAGCCGCGGCTGATCATTTCGCCGCTTCGCCGCAACCCCTGTAGTCGATGTCGCCGTAGCGGAAGGTCGAGATCAGCGTGTAGCGGTTGTCGGACATGCCGTCGCTGCACATGCCTTCGGTAAGCGTCAGGGTGAAGGACTTGCCTGCATGGCTGCCGGCGATTTCCACCCCGCCAGTCACCGAATGCCGTTCGCCCTGCATCACCATGCCCGCCTGGTCCTCCGGCGTGGTGTAGGTCAGGGTGGCGTCCTCGACATTGACGTTCCAGAACGGCTCGGTGCCGAACGCGCGGAAGACCTGCAGCGGATCCGCGTTTTCCTGGCCCGGCGCACG
Above is a genomic segment from Thermomonas aquatica containing:
- the lpxH gene encoding UDP-2,3-diacylglucosamine diphosphatase, whose translation is MATLFISDLHLDPERPAITELFGRFVDGEARAADALYILGDLFEAWVGDDDPSEAGAYVADKLHGLHDAGVPTYFVRGNRDFLLGGAYAERAGTTILPDPAVVVLHGEPTLLLHGDLLCTDDVAYQQFRAQTRDPRWQAQFLAQPLQARLAFAAQARAASKARYGELQASGQSETITDVAPATVREWFQRYGVRRMIHGHTHRPAIHHEGDGNLRIVLGDWYEQGSVLRVDADGFDLAALSRG
- a CDS encoding COG3650 family protein translates to MKLAIASLSLLLAACNAPEPSSADSTPPAGAPVATTPAPAAAPMAKRAPGQENADPLQVFRAFGTEPFWNVNVEDATLTYTTPEDQAGMVMQGERHSVTGGVEIAGSHAGKSFTLTLTEGMCSDGMSDNRYTLISTFRYGDIDYRGCGEAAK